The Dysidea avara chromosome 13, odDysAvar1.4, whole genome shotgun sequence genome includes a region encoding these proteins:
- the LOC136242618 gene encoding uncharacterized protein codes for MSALTALAAQLVNWVESEITIKLRAKWYIWYYRESATRGWKEIYEHLTDRLIKISDHAYEFRENTKGALPVAEYEDNYTIVKYNTFTLKIRGRMSVDEDLYSVCIWQYWYLDSLFPSQATIERDCLMRHDIYQFGLVDTGKFSPLLSKHNKSDLIIEISGSTDNNKVEMFNGDTGLYLRVIKKTEGCYCVRVAKRPKEVDELSLFNISKGVIRLSVDTRQALKFDEGTKEVLVGPYNSEHPEFHFDIDFL; via the exons atGTCCGCTCTTACAGCCTTGGCTGCTCAGCTTGTCAACTGGGTTGAAAGTGAGATAACAATCAAATTGCGAGCCAAATGGTACATTTGGTACTATCGTGAATCCGCTACCAGAGGATGGAAGGAAATATATGAACACCTGACTGATCGGCTCATAAAGATCTCTGATCATGCATATGAATTCCGCGAAAATACAAAAGGCGCGCTGCCGGTTGCCGAATACGAGGATAATTACACAATTGTTAAGTACAATACTTTCACCCTTAAGATTCGTGGGAGGATGTCAGTAGACGAAGACTTGTATTCTGTGTGCATCTGGCAG TACTGGTACTTGGACAGCCTGTTTCCGTCACAAGCCACAATAGAGAGAGATTGCTTAATGCGGCATGATATTTATCAGTTTGGTTTAGTTGACACTGGAAAATTCAGTCCGTTGCTATCAAAACACAACAAAAGTGATT TAATAATTGAAATTTCTGGCTCAACTGATAACAATAAAGTAGAGATGTTTAATGGAGATACAGGGCTCTACTTAAGGGTCATTAAGAAAACTGAAGGTTGCTACTGTGTAAGAGTCGCCAAGAGACCTAAG GAAGTGGATGAGTTGTCATTGTTCAACATCAGTAAAGGTGTCATAAGGCTCAGTGTTGATACAAGACAAGCTCTGAAGTTTGATGAAGGAACAAAGGAAGTTTTAGTGGGACCATACAACAGCGAACATCCTGAATTTCACTTCGACATTGACTTTTTATAA